A part of Amycolatopsis lurida genomic DNA contains:
- a CDS encoding Crp/Fnr family transcriptional regulator, producing MTGSPTGDHGSFGTWGRLTPAEQSALRRAGHVKVWRPGQILALQGSPPTSMFVVLHGWVKISATNYRGEDAPLAARGPAEIVGELAPISGLPRSATMSAIDEVRTLVVPREKFLGVLRDRPRIAEEIFRTAAIRLQQSDRLRLEAGGPDFPQRLAAVLLELALQHAVDWTDGQQVDLRFNQGELAGFARVSRSTLIRGLEELRRLGVVRTARQRVTITRPRALRELAAGRPPPPAEA from the coding sequence ATGACCGGTTCTCCAACGGGTGATCACGGGAGCTTCGGAACGTGGGGGCGGCTGACGCCCGCGGAGCAGTCAGCGCTTCGGCGCGCGGGCCATGTGAAGGTGTGGCGGCCCGGCCAGATCCTCGCCCTCCAAGGCAGTCCGCCCACCAGTATGTTCGTCGTGCTCCACGGCTGGGTGAAGATCAGCGCCACCAATTATCGCGGTGAGGACGCGCCGCTCGCCGCCCGCGGTCCCGCGGAAATCGTGGGCGAGCTGGCCCCGATCAGCGGACTCCCCCGGTCCGCCACCATGTCGGCGATCGACGAGGTGCGCACCCTCGTCGTGCCGAGGGAGAAGTTCCTCGGCGTTCTGCGGGACCGGCCGAGGATCGCCGAAGAGATCTTCCGTACCGCGGCGATCCGGCTGCAGCAGTCCGACCGGCTGCGGCTCGAAGCAGGCGGGCCGGACTTCCCGCAACGCCTCGCCGCGGTCCTCCTGGAGCTGGCGCTGCAGCACGCCGTCGACTGGACGGACGGGCAGCAGGTCGATCTCCGGTTCAACCAAGGGGAATTGGCGGGCTTCGCGCGTGTCTCGCGCAGCACCCTGATCCGGGGCCTGGAAGAACTCCGGCGGCTGGGTGTCGTGCGCACCGCGCGTCAGCGCGTCACCATCACCCGCCCTCGCGCATTACGGGAATTGGCGGCCGGGCGGCCCCCACCGCCCGCCGAGGCCTGA